A genomic region of Colletotrichum destructivum chromosome 5, complete sequence contains the following coding sequences:
- a CDS encoding Putative serine/threonine-protein kinase, active has product MGNSQGKPIDLDGEVNLNHFRLLRVVGRGAFGKVRIVERKDTNLSFALKYIRKDEVVRSESVRNIIRERRMLEHVNHPFICNLRYSFQDIEYMYLVVDLMSGGDLRFHISRKTFTEDAVRFWIAELGCALRYIHSQNIIHRDVKPDNVLLDADGHVHLTDFNVASDIIPGKVLSSKSGTLAYLAPEVYAGKGYDVRADWWSLGVLFYECIYNKRPFDGNSENTLSQQIQLANPKYPITSPPVSLPCLYAIRDALDVNRDKRMGSTWESFTKHEFFMMIDFEALERKEIEPVFVPAADKTNFDATYDLEELLLEEAPLEARARRQKPRERLKEYASDKEIREDELYRMIENEFRPFDYTLAAYKKITGQADECGYVNGDMVTMNQPQALTTDEATPAAMATNGGASRASHLAGPLRKSTSLEKRPGSSHTGVPRRPVSKPPPIPHYPSEYSNQRAPPPGAGKRVTSPTGGMQVTLDGGGSWSDLARQDATLPTDANAISEGKSESSSGVFGFLRGKKGRGHSPKPKERGVLGKEGARQVIG; this is encoded by the exons TCAACCTCAATCATTTCCGCCTACTGCGAGTAGTCGGGCGAGGTGCCTTTGGCAAAGTGCGCATTGTCGAAAGAAAAGACACGAATCTGTCCTTTGCCCTGAAGTACATCCGGAAAGATGAAG TCGTGCGATCGGAGAGTGTGCGGAACATTATACGAGAGCGCCGAATGCTCGAGCACGTGAATCATCCTTTCATCTGCAACTTGCGCTACAGTTTTCAAGATATCGAGTACAT GTACCTTGTTGTCGATTTGATGAGCGGTGGTGATCTACGATTCCACATTTCAAGAAAGACCTTTACCGAGGATGCAGTGCGCTTCTGGATTGCCGAGCTGGGATGCGCTCTCCGCTACATCCACAGCCAGAACATCATCCATCGCGATGTTAAACCCGACAATGttctccttgacgccgaTGGCCATGTGCATTTGACTGACTTT AACGTCGCCTCCGACATCATTCCTGGCAAGGTCTTGTCGAGCAAGTCAGGCACTCTTGCGTACCTAGCACCCGAAGTGTACGCCGGCAAGGGCTACGATGTGCGTGCGGATTGGTGGTCGCTGGGTGTCCTGTTTTACGAATGCATATATAACAAG AGGCCATTCGATGGCAACTCAGAGAACACATTGAGCCAACAAATTCAGCTCGCTAATCCCAAGTACCCCATCACTTCACCGCCCGTCAGTTTACCCTGTTTATACGCCATCCGAGACGCCTTGGACGTCAACCGTGACAAACGAATGGGATCGACGTGGGAGAGTTTCACCAAGCACGAATTCTTCATGATGATCGACTTTGAGGCGCTCGAGCGGAAAGAAATCGAgcccgtcttcgtccctgctgccgacaagacCAACTTTGACGCCACGTATGACCTCGAAGAATTACTTTTGGAGGAAGCTCCCCTTGAAGCGAGAGCCCGACGACAGAAGCCCCGTGAGAGACTCAAGGAGTATGCATCCGACAAGGAAATCAGAGAAGACGAACTGTACCGTATGATCGAAAACGAGTTCCGCCCATTCGACTACACGTTGGCTGCTTACAAAAA AATCACTGGCCAAGCCGACGAATGTGGCTACGTCAACGGCGACATGGTGACGATGAACCAGCCCCAGGCGTTGACAACAGATGAAGCCACACCTGCGGCCATGGCCACGAATGGGGGAGCGTCGAGGGCTTCCCATCTTGCGGGCCCGTTGCGCAAGAGCACAAGCTTGGAGAAGCGGCCGGGAAGCAGTCATACCGGCGTGCCTCGTCGACCAGTCTCCAAGCCACCCCCGATACCGCACTATCCCAGTGAGTATTCCAATCAAAGAGCGCCGCCTCCAGGGGCAGGAAAGAGGGTCACCAGCCCGACTGGTGGCATGCAGGTCACACTAGACGGTGGCGGCAGCTGGTCCGATCTCGCCCGGCAGGATGCCACCCTGCCAACGGACGCCAATGCCATCAGCGAAGGGAAATCCGAAAGCTCTAGCGGCGTATTCGGATTCCTTCGGGGaaagaaggggagaggacACAGCCCGAAACCGAAGGAAAGAGGAGTATTGGGAAAGGAGGGCGCAAGACAGGTCATTGGCTAG